The nucleotide window TGAGGAAAATATCTCCGGCACCCAGATGTCCGTACAGGCCAAGGTTCATGGCACAGATAGGAGATATCCTGATATCGAAAGCTGATTCGTAATATTCGTAGGCGCGTGCAGAGATATTCTGCAACATAAAATGATTGACCTGTTCTTTGGCCATGGCATTGCGTTCCAGCAGGGAGTCATTGATTTCACGGAACCGGTTTTTGCTTTCCAATGCCAGTTCGAAACCATATCTTCTTACATCGCTGCAGGTTTCTTTGTACTGTTCGGGTGTTTTGTGCTGGTACTCCAGTTTAAACAGATCCCAGTAGCGACCATTGGTTTGTAACAGCACGTCTGTTATTTTATGCTCGGTGGTCCTGCCTATCAGCGCTGCCACGCCGCCATCACCCATGATGGTAACAGGGTTGCGGAAGCGGTAGCGGGATATCAGTTTGTTGCCGTAGCAGATCAGCACATGGTTGGCCTTGCGGTTGGCAACGAGGAAGTCCCTGGCCAGTTTCAGAGCCATGGAGCTGTCTGCGCAGCCCAGGTTGGCAATGGCAAAGCTGAGGGCATTATTGGCTTTGATATCATACTGCAAGCGGGTGGCTTCAGAGCTGATAAACTGTTCCGGTGTCCTGCTTTGTACGTAGATGATCAGGTCTATGGAAGATGCCTCTGTACCGGTTTCCTGCAACAGCTTTTCACTGGCGCCTCTGGCCAGATCGTAGCTGGTCATCGCTCCTGCATCGTATATGGTGTTGATACCACAGGAAGTAAAATAAGCCAGTTCACTTTCGTCTAGCGTAGTTTTCTCCGGCAGGTTGTGTATGGATACCGGTGTGCCGGGTGTATATGTTCTGATATGTTGGATACCTATCATGCTGAATGGAATTAGAGAATGGTGCTTAAACCGGCGATACTGTGGTCTGCAATCAGTATCTGTTGTATTTCTGAAGAGCCTTCGATGATCTCCATTACTTTGGCATCACGGAAGTACCGCTGGATGGAAATGCTGTCATGGCAGCCCAGGGCTCCATGCAGCTGCACCGCTTCTGCCGCAATATTATTGGCCATGCGGGAGGCGTGATATTTAGCCAGCGACGTTTGTATGATACTGTCGGGATCTTTTTTATCACGCAGGTAGCCGGCATTTCTGCAGAGCAGACTGGCTGCCTTCACTTCCGTGACCATGTTGGCAATTTTTTGTTTGATAAGCTGATGATCTTTCAGTAACTGACCAAACGAACGACGGTTTTTTGCATAGCGGATGCTGTCTTCCAGGCATGCCCTGGCTATACCCAGAGAGCCACATGCCACGCTATACCTGCCATTATCGAGGGCGGTGTTGACGATCTGCTGCAGTCCCCAGCCTTTTCTGCCGAACAGGTTTTCTGCCGGTATATGACAGTTGTCTAAATGGATTTCTCCCAGCATGGAGGCTCTTGTTCCCAGTATGCCTTCCAGTGGCTTCACGGTAAGGCCCGGTGTATCACGTTCTACTAGGAAAGCAGTGATGCCTTGTTCTCCCTGTGCGACAATTACGAACAGATGAGCGGTCTGGGCAAAAGTGATCCACTTTTTTACACCATTCAGCGTATAGCCGTCAGCGGTAGCCTGATAGGTTGTTTTAATACCTGCGGTATCACTGCCTGCATCAGGCTCTGAAAGTCCGAATGCAGCCAGGCTGGTGCCCGTAGCCAGTAATGGCAGCCATTTATCTTTTTGCTCCCGGGTGCCCCAGCGCAACAGGGTTTCGGCGGTGAGCGAAGAATGAACGGTAATAAGGCTGCGGGTAGAAGAACAGGCATACCCTATTTCTTCGTTCAGCAGCCCGTAAGACACCTGATCCATGTTCCGGCCGCCATAAGCCTCCGGAAGGGTGGCGCCGAGATAACCCCTGGCGCCAAGTTTCTGGATCAGTTCCATCGGAATGAAACCCTGTTTATCGTAATCGTTGGCATAAGGCAGCAGGTCTGTTTGTACAAAACTCCTGAACTCCTCTCTGAGGGCCTGCTGCGTATCGGTTAATGCAAGGTTCATTTATTATTTTCCTTTCTTTTTAAGAATAAATGTTTCCATGTTGCTCACACTCCTGAAATTGTCCAGGTTGAGGTCTTCATTTTCTACGGCGATGTCGAAAGATTTTTCCAGGAATACCACCAGTTCCAGTGCAAATAATGAGTTTACCAGTCCGAGCTGAAAGATGTCTTCTGTATCGGCAAACTGAACATCCTGTCCGATGCGTTTCTGAAGAAATTCTCTGATGATTACACGAGGGCCTGCTTGAGTGTGTGTTTCCATTTGTATTGTTGCTTTTGTGGTTAAATAAAAAGTGATTACAGGTATTAGTTCAGATCATATTTGTAAAAACCTTCTTTGGTTTTTCTGCCATGCAGTCCTGCGTCTACCATTTTCTTCAGCAGGGGCGAGGGTCTGAACTTGGTGTCGTTGTAGCTTGCGAAGAGCACATCCAGTGTGTACAGGATGGTGTCCAGGCCAATCAGGTCGGCTGTTTCCAGCGGCCCCATTTTATGACCGAAACATTCCCTGAATATCTTGTCGATATCGGGTACGGTGGCAACACCGTCCTGCAGGCTGAAAATGGCTTCGTTGATGGTGAGCATCAGCACACGGTTGGAGATGAAGCCGGGGAGGTCGTTTACTACTACGCCGGTCATTTTCACGCTGCCCAGCAGTTCCTGTGTGGCGTTGATGGTATCAGGTGTGGTATGATAGCCTCTGATGACTTCCACGGTAGGTTTCAGGTGTACCGGATTCATAAAGTGGATGCCCATTACCTGTTGAGGTTTTTTCAGGAAAGAAGCGAGCCTGGTAACGGAAACAGCGGAAGTGTTTACTGCCAGCAAGGCATGCTCGGCAAGTATATCTTTCAGCTGCCGGTATAAATTTTCTTTCAGCGCGATGTTCTCTGTGATGTTCTCGATAATAAAATCGGCAGCACCTACAGCTTTTAAATCATCTGTAAAAGTTATTTTGTCCAGCACATTTACAGTGCTGGTAGATTTATGCAATATTTTATCCAGGCGCTCAATGTTGCGTATTTCTTTTCTGGCATGTTCGAGGGCTGCCGCTGAATTATCGATCAGCAGGATGTTATAGTCGTACTTGGCAAACTGGTAAGCAACACCCTGGCCCATAACGCCTGCACCGATTACCGCAATTGTCTTGATTGTCATAATTGTTCGTGTATTTTGGTGTTTAAAATTGTACTCGTTTTGCTTTGGACGGCTGTCTCAGCATCGTATGCTGATGTTTGTTGATGGCAGCAGCCTGTTCTTTGATGGTGGGTTTGTCGAACAGGTCGCTGACTTTTAACACATCATCGAATGTTTCTTTGATAAGGCTCAGCATATTGATGATCCGGAGGCTGTTACCACCTATTTCAAAGAAGTTGTCGGTAGTGCTGATGTTACTGGTCTCCAGCACTGTTTCCCATATTTGCAGCATTTTTGACTCTGTATCATTGGCTGGCAGTACCAGGTCCGCTCCATTGTTTTTATGGTCC belongs to Chitinophaga sp. HK235 and includes:
- a CDS encoding 3-oxoacyl-[acyl-carrier-protein] synthase III C-terminal domain-containing protein; translated protein: MIGIQHIRTYTPGTPVSIHNLPEKTTLDESELAYFTSCGINTIYDAGAMTSYDLARGASEKLLQETGTEASSIDLIIYVQSRTPEQFISSEATRLQYDIKANNALSFAIANLGCADSSMALKLARDFLVANRKANHVLICYGNKLISRYRFRNPVTIMGDGGVAALIGRTTEHKITDVLLQTNGRYWDLFKLEYQHKTPEQYKETCSDVRRYGFELALESKNRFREINDSLLERNAMAKEQVNHFMLQNISARAYEYYESAFDIRISPICAMNLGLYGHLGAGDIFLNYQTGVESGIFRKGDKVVIMNNSPVAAWSSVLMEV
- a CDS encoding acyl carrier protein; amino-acid sequence: METHTQAGPRVIIREFLQKRIGQDVQFADTEDIFQLGLVNSLFALELVVFLEKSFDIAVENEDLNLDNFRSVSNMETFILKKKGK
- a CDS encoding 3-hydroxyacyl-CoA dehydrogenase family protein, whose protein sequence is MTIKTIAVIGAGVMGQGVAYQFAKYDYNILLIDNSAAALEHARKEIRNIERLDKILHKSTSTVNVLDKITFTDDLKAVGAADFIIENITENIALKENLYRQLKDILAEHALLAVNTSAVSVTRLASFLKKPQQVMGIHFMNPVHLKPTVEVIRGYHTTPDTINATQELLGSVKMTGVVVNDLPGFISNRVLMLTINEAIFSLQDGVATVPDIDKIFRECFGHKMGPLETADLIGLDTILYTLDVLFASYNDTKFRPSPLLKKMVDAGLHGRKTKEGFYKYDLN
- a CDS encoding acyl-CoA dehydrogenase family protein, which gives rise to MNLALTDTQQALREEFRSFVQTDLLPYANDYDKQGFIPMELIQKLGARGYLGATLPEAYGGRNMDQVSYGLLNEEIGYACSSTRSLITVHSSLTAETLLRWGTREQKDKWLPLLATGTSLAAFGLSEPDAGSDTAGIKTTYQATADGYTLNGVKKWITFAQTAHLFVIVAQGEQGITAFLVERDTPGLTVKPLEGILGTRASMLGEIHLDNCHIPAENLFGRKGWGLQQIVNTALDNGRYSVACGSLGIARACLEDSIRYAKNRRSFGQLLKDHQLIKQKIANMVTEVKAASLLCRNAGYLRDKKDPDSIIQTSLAKYHASRMANNIAAEAVQLHGALGCHDSISIQRYFRDAKVMEIIEGSSEIQQILIADHSIAGLSTIL